A stretch of the Cytobacillus luteolus genome encodes the following:
- a CDS encoding aldo/keto reductase family protein, which yields MRYRRLGRSGLKVSEISLGSWLTFGKTVDEKVASETIHKAYELGINFFDSANVYERGEGERILAKSLKDYRRESYVITTKAFWPMGDGPNDRGLSRKHIVEQVNASLKRMDLDYIDVFYCHRYDHDTPVDETLRAIDDLVRQGKILYAGVSEWSAAQIQEAVSIADKYLMDRIIVNQPQYNMFHRDIEDEIIPVSEKNGISQVVFSPLAQGVLTGKYKGGQFPTGSRGANEQVNTWVKQIINDIVLTKLDRLEEIAGELEITLPELALAWILRQPNVASTLVGASNPEQIEANARAADVVLSFETIEKIETVLTI from the coding sequence ATGAGATATCGTCGTTTAGGACGATCTGGACTTAAGGTAAGTGAAATAAGTTTAGGTAGTTGGCTTACATTTGGAAAAACAGTTGATGAAAAGGTAGCCTCTGAAACTATACATAAAGCATATGAATTAGGTATTAATTTTTTTGATTCGGCTAATGTTTATGAACGAGGAGAAGGTGAGAGGATACTAGCAAAGTCTCTTAAAGATTATCGTAGAGAATCTTATGTAATAACCACAAAAGCATTTTGGCCGATGGGAGATGGTCCGAATGATCGAGGACTGTCAAGAAAACATATAGTTGAACAAGTAAATGCTAGCTTAAAAAGGATGGACTTAGACTATATTGATGTTTTTTACTGTCACCGATATGACCATGATACACCAGTTGATGAAACATTAAGAGCAATTGATGACCTTGTTCGTCAAGGGAAAATTCTATATGCGGGAGTTAGTGAGTGGTCTGCAGCACAAATTCAGGAAGCTGTATCAATCGCAGATAAGTACTTAATGGATAGAATTATAGTAAATCAGCCTCAATATAATATGTTTCATAGAGACATTGAAGACGAGATAATTCCTGTCAGTGAAAAGAACGGTATCTCCCAGGTCGTGTTTTCACCACTTGCTCAAGGTGTTTTAACAGGTAAATATAAGGGAGGACAATTCCCAACTGGTAGTAGGGGTGCTAATGAGCAGGTTAACACTTGGGTAAAACAAATTATTAATGATATTGTTTTAACGAAGTTAGACCGCTTAGAAGAAATTGCCGGGGAACTGGAAATCACTTTGCCAGAGTTAGCTCTAGCATGGATCTTACGCCAACCTAATGTTGCGAGTACTCTAGTGGGTGCGTCAAATCCTGAACAAATCGAGGCAAATGCTCGTGCAGCAGATGTTGTCTTGAGTTTTGAGACAATCGAAAAAATTGAAACCGTT
- a CDS encoding MFS transporter, with amino-acid sequence MLATSKIASSKTIPEQKTAYSILFMIGLCHLLNDSIQAVIPAMFPILQKSMGLTFTQIGFIGFSLNVVSSVLQPAVGWYTDKKPLPYALPFGLTLTFFGIIGLAFAPTFLTIIIAVLCIGFGSAIFHPEGSRVAYMAAGNRRGLAQSIYQVGGNSGSALGPIITALILVPLGQFGAIWFSIVAATAIGLLIYIARWYSTTLTFLSAKPKQKTGGLETGLSFSKAIKLALLIIVILVFARSWYISSITNFYAFYVIEVYGYTISQSQLFIFIFLAAGAVGTFFGGPLADRFGKKRIIFLSMIGATPLAILLPFVNPLIAYGLVGLIGFILMSSFSVTVVYAQELLPGKIGTMSGLIVGLAFGMGAIGSIAVGSLADIFGLTSTIIAIGFLPLLGLLTYLLPSDEEVETWNT; translated from the coding sequence ATGCTTGCAACTAGTAAAATAGCATCATCTAAAACCATTCCAGAACAAAAAACTGCCTACAGTATCTTATTTATGATTGGATTATGCCATTTATTAAACGATTCCATTCAAGCAGTTATACCTGCAATGTTTCCTATTTTACAGAAATCAATGGGTTTAACGTTTACACAAATTGGTTTTATTGGTTTCTCATTAAATGTGGTCTCTTCCGTCTTACAGCCTGCTGTTGGTTGGTACACTGATAAAAAACCATTACCCTATGCCTTACCATTCGGTTTAACTCTAACGTTTTTTGGCATTATCGGTTTAGCCTTTGCTCCGACATTTTTAACCATCATCATAGCAGTACTTTGTATAGGTTTTGGTTCAGCTATTTTCCATCCAGAAGGTTCTCGGGTTGCATATATGGCTGCCGGAAATCGTAGAGGGTTAGCACAATCCATTTACCAGGTTGGTGGAAACTCAGGTTCAGCATTAGGACCAATCATTACTGCATTAATTCTTGTTCCACTAGGACAGTTTGGTGCTATTTGGTTTTCTATTGTTGCTGCAACAGCTATTGGACTATTAATCTATATTGCAAGGTGGTATTCAACTACCTTAACATTCCTTTCAGCTAAACCAAAACAAAAAACTGGTGGTTTAGAGACAGGGTTGTCCTTCTCAAAAGCAATAAAACTTGCCTTATTAATTATCGTCATTCTCGTTTTTGCCCGATCTTGGTATATATCATCTATAACAAATTTTTATGCATTTTATGTTATCGAAGTGTATGGCTATACAATCTCGCAATCTCAACTTTTTATTTTCATATTCTTAGCAGCAGGTGCAGTTGGTACATTTTTTGGAGGTCCTTTGGCAGACCGTTTCGGTAAGAAAAGAATTATCTTTTTATCTATGATTGGTGCTACACCTCTGGCCATCCTATTACCTTTTGTAAACCCATTAATTGCTTACGGACTCGTTGGATTAATTGGCTTTATTCTTATGTCGAGTTTTTCAGTAACGGTAGTCTACGCTCAAGAATTATTACCAGGTAAAATAGGTACGATGTCTGGATTAATAGTTGGCCTTGCTTTTGGGATGGGAGCAATTGGGTCGATTGCAGTGGGGTCGTTGGCAGATATTTTCGGCTTAACCTCTACTATTATTGCTATTGGATTTCTCCCCCTTCTTGGTCTATTGACCTATTTGCTTCCTTCTGATGAAGAAGTAGAAACTTGGAATAC